The proteins below are encoded in one region of Festucalex cinctus isolate MCC-2025b chromosome 2, RoL_Fcin_1.0, whole genome shotgun sequence:
- the cldn10a gene encoding claudin-10a, with translation MSTMTLEIVAFLLSVSGWILVSSTLPTDYWKVSSVDGTVITTATFWSNLWKTCVTDSTGVSNCKDFPSMLALDAYIQVCRGLMIAAVCLGFFGAILALLGMKCTKVGGSETTKARLAVLAGFHYILSGLCCMTACSIYAHRITADFFDPLFVAQKFELGAALFIGWAGSVLCISGGLIFCLSLSAGSSVRQVEVHQSSRGTAVFTHTLGERSKATSSLQRELLEPSRQIGRNAYV, from the exons ATGAGCACCATGACACTAGAGATTGTCGCATTTCTCCTGAGTGTTTCCGGATGGATCCTAGTGTCATCCACACTTCCTACAGACTATTGGAAGGTCTCCTCAGTGGACGGGACGGTCATCACTACAGCTACCTTCTGGTCTAATCTGTGGAAAACATGCGTGACCGACTCCACAGGCGTGTCCAACTGCAAGGACTTTCCCTCCATGCTGGCCCTGGACG CTTACATCCAAGTATGTCGGGGCTTGATGATTGCGGCTGTCTGTCTGGGTTTCTTTGGTGCCATACTTGCCCTGCTCGGAATGAAGTGTACAAAAGTAGGAGGCTCCGAAACCACCAAAGCTCGCCTGGCAGTCTTAGCAGGTTTTCACTACATCCTCAGCG GCCTGTGCTGCATGACCGCCTGCTCCATATATGCTCACAGGATCACTGCCGACTTCTTCGACCCCCTCTTTGTTGCTCAGAA GTTTGAACTCGGAGCGGCGCTCTTCATCGGCTGGGCTGGATCTGTGTTATGCATCTCGGGAGGTTTGATTTTCTGTCTGTCCCTGTCAGCGGGCTCGAGCGTCAGGCAAGTTGA AGTCCATCAGTCCTCAAGGGGCACTGCCGTGTTTACACACACACTTGGCGAGCGCAGCAAGGCCACCAGCAGCCTGCAAAGAGAGCTTCTGGAGCCATCCAGGCAGATTGGAAGAAACGCCTACGTGTGA